The Cellulomonas sp. P24 genome contains a region encoding:
- a CDS encoding Lrp/AsnC family transcriptional regulator, whose translation MSEESSKAGPGSSVASHDVRPVSLDDVDRQILHLLQQDARMPNNALAAAVGIAPSTCLTRVRALRNAGVIRGFHAEVDPAALGRGLQAMVAVRMQSGARNRLAAFAQRLAARSEVLDLYFVAGADDFLVHVAVEDSDALREFVLEQLSAFTEVALTETSLIFEHVRTSSSRHG comes from the coding sequence ATGAGCGAAGAATCTTCGAAGGCGGGTCCCGGATCGTCGGTCGCCTCGCATGATGTTCGGCCGGTCTCCCTGGACGACGTCGACCGGCAGATCCTGCACCTCCTCCAACAGGATGCGCGCATGCCCAACAACGCGCTCGCCGCCGCCGTCGGGATCGCGCCGTCGACGTGCCTGACCCGCGTCCGCGCCCTGCGGAACGCCGGCGTGATCCGCGGCTTCCACGCCGAGGTCGACCCCGCCGCTCTCGGTCGCGGACTCCAGGCGATGGTCGCGGTCCGCATGCAGTCGGGGGCGCGGAACCGGCTGGCCGCTTTCGCACAACGCCTCGCCGCACGGTCCGAGGTCCTCGACCTGTACTTCGTCGCCGGTGCCGACGACTTCCTCGTCCACGTCGCCGTCGAGGACAGCGACGCCCTGCGCGAGTTCGTCCTCGAGCAGCTCAGCGCCTTCACCGAGGTCGCTCTGACCGAGACGAGCCTGATCTTCGAGCACGTCCGCACCTCGAGCTCCCGGCATGGTTGA
- the ald gene encoding alanine dehydrogenase has translation MKIGIPTEIKNHEYRVAITPAGVHQLVAAGHEVMVQRGAGEGSAIADEDYVAAGATLGASAEEVWGSAELLCKVKEPIAAEYPLLRKDLVLFTYLHLAADKACTDALVAAGTTGIAYETVQTPDRTLPLLAPMSEVAGRLAVQVGAYHLMKNEGGRGVILGGVPGVTPAKVVVLGGGVAGRHAIEIAVGMRADVTVLDVSIPRLRELDAAFGGRVRTIASSAYAIEQALLEADLVIGAVLVPGAKAPTLVPDTLVARMKPGSVLVDIAVDQGGCFESTHPTTHADPTFRVHNSVFYCVANMPGAVPVTSTWALTNATLPYLTALADLGWEAALRADASLAGGLTTHAGTLHNEAVAAAHGYDYVPVAVALA, from the coding sequence ATGAAGATCGGTATCCCCACCGAGATCAAGAACCACGAGTACCGCGTCGCCATCACCCCGGCAGGAGTGCACCAGCTGGTCGCCGCCGGTCACGAGGTCATGGTGCAGCGCGGCGCCGGCGAGGGCTCCGCCATCGCCGACGAGGACTACGTCGCCGCCGGTGCCACGCTCGGTGCCAGTGCCGAGGAGGTCTGGGGCAGCGCCGAGCTGCTGTGCAAGGTCAAGGAGCCGATCGCCGCGGAGTACCCGCTGCTCCGCAAGGACCTCGTGCTGTTCACCTACCTCCACCTTGCGGCGGACAAGGCGTGCACCGATGCGCTCGTCGCCGCCGGGACCACCGGTATCGCCTACGAGACGGTCCAGACCCCGGACCGCACGCTTCCCCTGCTCGCCCCGATGAGCGAGGTCGCCGGGCGGCTCGCCGTTCAGGTCGGTGCCTACCACCTCATGAAGAACGAGGGCGGACGCGGCGTGATCCTCGGCGGGGTCCCCGGCGTCACCCCGGCGAAGGTTGTCGTCCTCGGCGGAGGCGTCGCGGGCCGCCACGCGATCGAGATCGCCGTCGGCATGCGCGCCGACGTCACGGTGCTCGACGTCAGCATCCCGCGGCTGCGTGAGCTCGACGCCGCCTTCGGTGGCCGCGTCCGCACGATCGCCTCCAGCGCGTACGCGATCGAGCAGGCGCTCCTCGAGGCCGATCTGGTGATCGGAGCCGTCCTGGTGCCCGGGGCCAAGGCGCCCACGCTGGTGCCGGACACCCTCGTCGCGCGCATGAAGCCGGGCTCGGTGCTCGTCGACATCGCGGTCGACCAGGGCGGCTGCTTCGAGTCGACGCACCCCACGACGCACGCCGACCCGACGTTCCGCGTGCACAACTCGGTCTTCTACTGCGTCGCGAACATGCCGGGCGCTGTTCCGGTGACCTCGACGTGGGCGCTGACCAACGCCACGCTGCCGTACCTGACCGCTCTGGCCGATCTCGGGTGGGAGGCCGCACTCCGGGCCGACGCGTCACTCGCCGGTGGCCTGACGACGCATGCGGGCACGCTGCACAACGAGGCGGTCGCCGCCGCGCACGGCTACGACT
- a CDS encoding fructosamine kinase family protein, with product MTARHGRDRRSARAARTPPAGYFAYEAAGLAWLGAAPGAAIVEVVEVGPTYLDLRRLVTAAPDAVRARTLGRGLARTHDAGASAFGSGPDGWTGDLFFGPLDDPLTLPAGTHARWGEHYAAQRLEPLVAVAAARHRPLDDGTTRLLAALCERLRRGELDDDDTPARLHGDLWAGNVLWTPDGAVLIDPAAHGGHRETDLAMLALFGFPYLADVIAGYQEVHPLRCGWEGRTGLHQVFPVAVHAILFGGHYQSALTRLLRRWAA from the coding sequence TTGACGGCTCGGCACGGCAGAGACCGACGTTCCGCAAGAGCCGCGCGGACGCCCCCCGCGGGGTACTTCGCCTACGAGGCGGCGGGGCTGGCGTGGCTCGGCGCAGCGCCTGGAGCGGCGATCGTCGAGGTCGTCGAGGTCGGACCGACGTACCTGGACCTGCGACGCCTGGTCACCGCAGCGCCCGATGCCGTCCGGGCCCGCACGCTCGGGCGCGGTCTTGCTCGGACCCACGACGCGGGCGCGTCCGCATTCGGCTCCGGCCCGGACGGTTGGACCGGCGACCTGTTCTTCGGGCCGCTCGACGACCCGCTCACGCTCCCGGCCGGTACGCACGCACGATGGGGCGAGCACTACGCGGCGCAACGCCTGGAACCCCTCGTCGCCGTCGCTGCCGCGCGTCACCGGCCTCTCGACGACGGGACCACGCGGCTCCTCGCGGCCCTGTGCGAGCGCTTGCGGCGCGGCGAGCTCGACGACGACGACACCCCCGCACGGCTCCACGGCGACCTCTGGGCAGGGAACGTGCTCTGGACACCGGACGGGGCCGTCCTGATCGACCCCGCGGCGCACGGCGGGCACCGGGAGACCGACCTCGCGATGCTGGCGCTGTTCGGGTTCCCGTACCTCGCGGACGTCATCGCCGGCTACCAGGAGGTGCACCCTCTGCGGTGCGGCTGGGAGGGACGGACCGGTCTGCATCAGGTCTTCCCCGTCGCGGTCCACGCGATCCTGTTCGGAGGGCACTACCAGAGCGCGCTCACCCGGCTCCTGCGCCGCTGGGCCGCGTGA